In one window of Streptomyces roseofulvus DNA:
- a CDS encoding M23 family metallopeptidase, translating into MNDQHPHAGYAGDGAHSTGSFATDPLFGSWSDGGQAGHSGQWDLGQYAATGAYDTTGQWDTTGQWSTTTATATFTDPYATATPYGQHEQYDATGQWDASAWTAAQHTGQYETLHSGGYAAQGTYGHEAYDATGQWAAPAFATDTGAYDATAWNQAADLAEPVVPQQYVPQAEQVDHTAEFAFAYEAAPEPEAAPYEPEAAYEPDTTTYEAEAAYEPEAGYETETYEPVAYEESEDEVPAPAAEVRTDAATAARPVRRSAGGSRARRRTPAKRSALLTVAVPSACVMGVAGIAAASVSGLTGADPEGTQQKNTTALAAADPAAVKQVPANTALDTQLSALDADVRDFGDRASRTQERIDLKARQAAEKKKREEEAARKEAMRPKFMLPVKLHQLSARFGQSGVNWMSVHTGIDFPVQYGTPVMAATDGTVRTQWNPAYGNMAIVTAADGTETWYCHLSSTKIRWGQVKAGDVIAYSGNSGNSTGPHLHFEVRPGGGSAIDPLSWLRSHGLDPTS; encoded by the coding sequence GTGAACGACCAGCACCCCCACGCCGGGTACGCCGGAGACGGCGCCCACTCCACCGGCAGCTTCGCGACCGACCCGCTCTTCGGTTCCTGGTCCGACGGCGGTCAGGCCGGCCACAGCGGCCAGTGGGACCTCGGCCAGTACGCCGCCACCGGCGCGTACGACACGACGGGCCAGTGGGACACCACCGGCCAGTGGTCCACCACCACCGCGACCGCCACCTTCACGGACCCCTACGCGACGGCGACGCCGTACGGGCAGCACGAGCAGTACGACGCCACCGGCCAGTGGGACGCCTCCGCCTGGACCGCGGCCCAGCACACCGGCCAGTACGAGACCCTCCACTCCGGCGGCTACGCGGCGCAGGGTACGTACGGGCACGAGGCGTACGACGCGACCGGCCAGTGGGCCGCCCCCGCCTTCGCGACCGACACCGGCGCCTACGACGCCACCGCCTGGAACCAGGCCGCCGACCTCGCCGAGCCGGTCGTCCCCCAGCAGTACGTCCCCCAGGCCGAACAGGTCGACCACACCGCCGAGTTCGCGTTCGCCTACGAAGCGGCCCCCGAGCCCGAGGCGGCGCCGTACGAGCCGGAGGCGGCGTACGAGCCCGACACGACGACGTACGAGGCCGAGGCCGCGTACGAACCCGAGGCCGGGTACGAGACCGAGACGTACGAGCCGGTCGCGTACGAGGAGTCCGAGGACGAGGTTCCCGCGCCCGCCGCCGAGGTCCGTACCGACGCCGCCACCGCCGCCCGCCCCGTACGCCGCTCCGCCGGCGGGAGCCGCGCCCGGCGCCGTACCCCCGCCAAGCGCTCCGCCCTGCTGACCGTCGCCGTCCCCTCCGCCTGCGTCATGGGCGTCGCCGGCATCGCCGCCGCCTCCGTCAGCGGGCTCACCGGCGCCGACCCGGAGGGCACCCAGCAGAAGAACACCACCGCGCTCGCCGCCGCCGACCCGGCCGCCGTGAAGCAGGTCCCCGCCAACACCGCCCTGGACACCCAGCTCAGCGCCCTCGACGCCGACGTCCGCGACTTCGGCGACCGCGCCAGCCGCACCCAGGAGCGCATCGACCTCAAGGCGCGCCAGGCCGCCGAGAAGAAGAAGCGCGAGGAGGAGGCGGCCCGCAAGGAGGCCATGCGGCCCAAGTTCATGCTGCCGGTGAAGCTGCACCAGCTCAGCGCCCGCTTCGGCCAGTCCGGCGTCAACTGGATGTCCGTGCACACCGGCATCGACTTCCCCGTGCAGTACGGCACCCCCGTCATGGCCGCGACCGACGGCACCGTCCGCACCCAGTGGAACCCCGCCTACGGCAACATGGCGATCGTGACCGCCGCCGACGGCACCGAGACCTGGTACTGCCACCTCAGCAGCACCAAGATCCGCTGGGGCCAGGTCAAGGCCGGCGACGTCATCGCCTACTCCGGCAACTCCGGCAACTCCACCGGCCCCCACCTCCACTTCGAGGTGCGCCCCGGCGGCGGCTCCGCGATCGACCCGCTGTCCTGGCTCCGCAGCCACGGCCTCGACCCGACGAGCTGA
- a CDS encoding esterase/lipase family protein, whose protein sequence is MELARITALLKATTLEAAVLTGRLVLYPSGLVSGRPAPGAPPDGPAAAVAGGGRPVVLLHGFVDNRSVFLLLRRALARHGRTRVECLDYSPFTGDLRTAAEELGRRIDGIRERTGRAEVDVVGHSLGGLIARYYVQRLGGDVRVRTLVTLGTPHAGTTAGTPLADAHPLVRQMRPGSEVLRELAAPAPGCRTRFVSFWSDLDRIMVPVETARLDHPDLLVHNVRVSGIGHLALPVHPTVAAGILEALDAGGAEEAADEGAVSVA, encoded by the coding sequence ATGGAGCTCGCCAGGATCACCGCCCTGCTGAAGGCCACCACCCTCGAAGCCGCGGTCCTCACCGGCCGTCTCGTCCTCTATCCGTCGGGGCTCGTCTCCGGCCGCCCCGCCCCGGGCGCGCCGCCCGACGGTCCGGCGGCGGCCGTCGCGGGCGGCGGACGCCCGGTGGTGCTGCTGCACGGCTTCGTCGACAACCGCTCCGTCTTCCTGCTGCTGCGCCGCGCGCTCGCCCGGCACGGCCGCACCCGGGTCGAGTGCCTCGACTACTCCCCGTTCACCGGCGATCTGCGGACCGCCGCCGAGGAGCTGGGGCGGCGGATCGACGGGATCCGGGAGCGCACGGGCCGGGCCGAGGTGGACGTGGTGGGGCACAGTCTGGGCGGGCTGATCGCCCGGTACTACGTCCAGCGGCTGGGTGGTGACGTACGGGTGCGGACGCTGGTCACGCTCGGCACCCCGCACGCGGGCACGACCGCCGGGACGCCGCTCGCCGACGCGCACCCGCTGGTGCGGCAGATGCGGCCGGGGTCGGAGGTGCTGCGGGAGCTGGCGGCTCCTGCGCCGGGCTGCCGGACGCGGTTCGTGAGCTTCTGGAGCGACCTGGACCGGATCATGGTGCCGGTGGAGACGGCCCGCCTGGACCACCCCGATCTGCTGGTCCACAACGTGCGGGTGAGCGGGATCGGCCATCTCGCGCTGCCGGTCCATCCGACGGTGGCCGCCGGGATCCTGGAGGCCCTGGACGCCGGCGGGGCGGAGGAGGCTGCGGACGAGGGGGCGGTCTCGGTGGCGTGA
- a CDS encoding cobalamin B12-binding domain-containing protein, whose translation MGVTGPIRVVVAKPGLDGHDRGAKVIARALRDAGMEVIYTGLHQTPEQIVDTAIQEDADAIGLSILSGAHNTLFVKVIELLKERDAEDIKVFGGGIIPDADIPPLKEKGVAEIFTPGATTASIVDWVNANVRVTAA comes from the coding sequence ATGGGTGTGACCGGTCCGATCCGCGTGGTCGTCGCCAAGCCGGGTCTCGACGGCCACGATCGCGGGGCCAAGGTCATCGCGCGCGCCCTGCGCGACGCCGGCATGGAGGTGATCTACACCGGGCTGCACCAGACGCCCGAGCAGATCGTCGACACCGCGATCCAGGAGGACGCCGACGCGATCGGCCTCTCGATCCTCTCGGGCGCGCACAACACGCTCTTCGTCAAGGTCATCGAGCTCCTCAAGGAGCGCGACGCCGAGGACATCAAGGTCTTCGGCGGCGGCATCATCCCCGACGCGGACATCCCGCCGCTGAAGGAGAAGGGTGTCGCGGAGATCTTCACGCCGGGCGCCACGACCGCGTCGATCGTCGACTGGGTGAACGCGAACGTCCGCGTGACGGCCGCCTGA
- a CDS encoding DUF5691 domain-containing protein gives MAAALLGTDRRPPSGTRGPDAAEALLDTAARHTLRRRAGLRPGPAAVPPAPCPDDPRPPLPAAARRRLDRLLAGRAAPAPSGGRRGTAPDLAELLPQWLALAVERGFKAPSAALPALLDAARARTDLRPQALALAGPRGLWLAGLNPDWRFALRGGGAGGRLPDPEDADAVRELWEEGLFAERVALLGAVRAKDPAAGRALLAGTWAGERAEDRLMFLDSLRAGLSAADEEFLEAALADRSRNVRATAAELLSALPGSALAGRMADRAVTCVGLDRTAAVPTVVVEAPHECDEEMRRDGVAAVPPSGRGERSWWLGQLVESAPLSCWPARFGGRTPEEIVALPVADDWQAELHAAWCRAAVRQRDAAWSRALLGAPSVPPATGPGTSSLAERAQLLATLDPAERAGWVAAFVAAHGLSEAFQLLGVCAVPWAEPLGAAVIDALDIARDAGSYPWSFSGVMGLAERCLSPAAARQLESLAAAVPEAEDASPGAGAYWAEAFQRLVATLDLRARMRAELDDTRA, from the coding sequence ATGGCCGCCGCCCTGCTCGGAACCGACCGCCGTCCGCCGTCCGGCACCCGCGGCCCCGACGCCGCCGAGGCCCTGCTCGACACCGCCGCCCGCCACACCCTGCGCCGCCGCGCCGGCCTGCGCCCCGGCCCCGCCGCCGTACCGCCCGCTCCGTGCCCGGACGACCCGCGCCCGCCGCTGCCCGCCGCGGCCCGCCGCCGGCTCGACCGGCTGCTCGCCGGCCGTGCCGCGCCCGCGCCCTCGGGCGGCCGCCGGGGCACCGCGCCGGACCTCGCCGAACTGCTGCCGCAGTGGCTGGCGCTGGCCGTGGAGCGCGGTTTCAAGGCGCCGTCCGCCGCCCTGCCGGCGCTGCTCGACGCGGCCAGGGCGCGCACCGACCTGCGGCCCCAGGCGCTGGCGCTCGCCGGGCCGCGGGGGCTCTGGCTGGCCGGGCTCAACCCGGACTGGCGGTTCGCGCTGCGGGGCGGCGGCGCGGGCGGCAGGCTGCCGGACCCGGAGGACGCCGACGCGGTGCGGGAGCTGTGGGAGGAGGGCCTGTTCGCGGAGCGGGTCGCGCTGCTCGGAGCCGTACGGGCGAAGGATCCGGCGGCCGGGCGGGCCCTGCTCGCGGGGACCTGGGCCGGGGAGCGGGCCGAGGACCGGCTGATGTTCCTGGACTCGCTGCGCGCGGGCCTCTCGGCGGCGGACGAGGAGTTCCTGGAGGCGGCCCTCGCCGACCGCAGCCGCAATGTCCGGGCCACCGCCGCCGAGCTGCTCTCCGCGCTGCCGGGCTCGGCGCTCGCGGGCCGCATGGCGGACCGGGCGGTGACCTGTGTGGGCCTGGACCGGACGGCGGCCGTGCCGACGGTGGTCGTGGAGGCCCCGCACGAGTGCGACGAGGAGATGCGCCGGGACGGTGTGGCGGCGGTGCCGCCGTCGGGCCGGGGCGAGCGGTCCTGGTGGCTGGGGCAGCTGGTGGAGTCGGCGCCGCTGTCCTGCTGGCCGGCCCGGTTCGGCGGGCGTACGCCGGAGGAGATCGTGGCGCTGCCGGTCGCCGACGACTGGCAGGCGGAGCTGCACGCGGCCTGGTGCCGGGCGGCGGTGCGGCAGCGGGACGCGGCCTGGTCGCGGGCGCTGCTCGGCGCGCCGTCGGTGCCGCCGGCGACGGGTCCGGGCACCTCGTCGCTGGCCGAGCGGGCGCAGCTGCTCGCGACGCTCGATCCGGCGGAACGGGCCGGGTGGGTGGCGGCGTTCGTGGCGGCGCACGGCCTGTCGGAGGCGTTCCAGCTGCTCGGTGTCTGCGCGGTGCCGTGGGCGGAGCCGCTGGGCGCGGCGGTGATCGACGCCCTGGACATCGCGCGGGACGCGGGCAGCTATCCGTGGAGCTTCAGCGGGGTGATGGGGCTCGCGGAGCGGTGCCTCTCCCCCGCGGCCGCCCGGCAGCTGGAGTCGCTGGCGGCCGCGGTCCCGGAGGCGGAGGACGCCTCGCCGGGCGCGGGCGCGTACTGGGCGGAGGCGTTCCAGCGACTAGTGGCGACGCTGGACCTGCGCGCCCGGATGCGCGCGGAACTGGACGACACCAGAGCTTGA
- a CDS encoding SWIM zinc finger family protein: protein MNAMGVRWTVEQVLALAPDEASRRAGSGLGTAGPWSGAGCGDGAVWGQCKGSGRTPYRTVVETAGPAYSCSCPSRKAPCKHVLGLLLLWAADGAAVPDGAERPEWAARWLAGRRAGAVGAARKAQGGPPADPEAARRRAERRAARVTAGAEELERRLADLVRGGLAAAGQQGYGLWEETAARMVDAQAPGLAGRVRELGAIPGSGPGWPVRLLEECALTHLLDRAWLAADRLPAPLAATVRTRVGLPAAPGGTAVRDRWLVLAQYDTGDGRLTTRRLWLYGEGSGRTALLLSFGAAGRAPALALPVGAVVDGELTPHAGSGQLRAEPGESLVPVGGPAVPPPGGPVGAALDAYGRALREDPWLDSWPVTLAGVVPARAGYGWQLADADGREALPLTGGDRSRPGLWRLLALSGGAPLTVFGECGHRGFTPLAAWSPEAPSETVPLL from the coding sequence ATGAATGCCATGGGGGTGCGCTGGACGGTCGAGCAGGTGCTGGCACTGGCTCCTGACGAGGCCTCGCGCAGAGCGGGGAGCGGACTCGGGACGGCCGGGCCGTGGAGCGGCGCGGGCTGCGGCGACGGGGCCGTCTGGGGGCAGTGCAAGGGCAGTGGCCGCACCCCGTACCGGACGGTCGTGGAGACCGCCGGCCCGGCGTACTCGTGCAGCTGCCCGAGCCGCAAGGCCCCGTGCAAGCACGTGCTGGGACTGCTCCTGCTCTGGGCGGCCGACGGCGCGGCCGTGCCGGACGGGGCCGAGCGGCCGGAGTGGGCCGCGCGATGGCTCGCGGGGCGCCGGGCCGGGGCCGTGGGGGCCGCGCGGAAGGCTCAGGGGGGTCCGCCGGCCGATCCGGAGGCCGCCCGCCGGCGGGCGGAGCGGCGGGCGGCCCGGGTGACGGCGGGCGCCGAGGAGCTGGAGCGGCGCCTCGCGGACCTGGTGCGCGGCGGGCTCGCCGCGGCCGGGCAGCAGGGGTACGGACTGTGGGAGGAGACCGCGGCCCGCATGGTCGACGCGCAGGCGCCGGGGCTCGCGGGCCGGGTCCGCGAGCTGGGCGCGATACCGGGCTCCGGCCCGGGCTGGCCGGTGCGGCTCCTGGAGGAGTGCGCGCTCACCCATCTCCTGGACCGGGCGTGGCTGGCCGCCGACCGGCTGCCCGCCCCGCTGGCGGCGACGGTGCGGACCAGGGTCGGGCTGCCCGCCGCGCCCGGCGGCACGGCGGTGCGGGACCGGTGGCTGGTCCTCGCCCAGTACGACACCGGGGACGGCCGGCTGACGACCCGTCGCCTCTGGCTGTACGGGGAGGGGAGCGGCCGGACGGCGCTGCTGCTCTCCTTCGGCGCGGCGGGCCGCGCGCCCGCGCTCGCGCTGCCGGTCGGCGCGGTGGTGGACGGCGAGCTGACGCCGCACGCGGGTTCGGGACAGCTCAGGGCGGAGCCCGGCGAGTCGCTGGTCCCGGTCGGCGGTCCGGCGGTGCCGCCGCCGGGCGGCCCGGTGGGGGCGGCGCTCGACGCGTACGGGCGGGCGCTGCGGGAGGATCCGTGGCTGGACTCCTGGCCGGTGACGCTCGCCGGGGTGGTGCCCGCGCGGGCCGGGTACGGCTGGCAGCTCGCCGACGCCGACGGCCGCGAGGCGCTTCCGCTGACCGGCGGCGACCGGTCCCGCCCCGGCCTGTGGCGCCTCCTCGCCCTCTCCGGCGGCGCCCCCCTGACGGTCTTCGGTGAATGCGGCCACCGGGGCTTCACCCCCTTGGCGGCCTGGTCCCCGGAAGCCCCCTCGGAAACGGTCCCGCTGCTGTGA
- a CDS encoding AAA family ATPase — MTVPETIPQPGAGAVTDTGPGRRRPAAEALRPHAEDAFAHELAALAAADDHPRPARWRLSPRAVATYLLGGTLPDGTVITPKYVGPRRIVEVAVTTLATDRALLLLGVPGTAKTWVSEHLAAAVSGDSTLLVQGTAGTPEEAIRYGWNYARLLAEGPSRAALVPSPVMRAMDRGATARVEELTRIPADVQDTLITILSEKTLPVPELGEEVQAVPGFNLIATANDRDRGVNDLSSALRRRFNTVVLPLPASPEDEVDIVARRVEQLGRSLELPALPEGVEEIRRVVTVFRELRDGVTADGRTRLKSPSGTLSTAEAISVVTGGLALAAHFGDGVLRPSDVAAGLLGAVVRDPAADRVVWQEYLETVVRERDGWKDFYRACREVSA; from the coding sequence ATGACCGTGCCCGAAACCATCCCGCAGCCCGGCGCCGGTGCCGTGACGGACACCGGCCCGGGCCGGCGGCGGCCCGCCGCCGAGGCCCTCCGGCCCCACGCCGAGGACGCCTTCGCCCACGAACTCGCGGCGCTCGCCGCCGCCGACGACCACCCCAGGCCCGCCCGCTGGCGCCTCTCGCCGCGGGCCGTCGCCACCTACCTCCTCGGCGGCACGCTCCCCGACGGCACCGTGATCACGCCCAAGTACGTCGGCCCCCGCCGCATCGTCGAGGTCGCCGTCACCACGCTCGCCACCGACCGGGCCCTGCTCCTCCTCGGCGTCCCCGGCACCGCCAAGACCTGGGTCTCCGAGCACCTGGCGGCCGCTGTCAGCGGCGACTCCACCCTGCTCGTCCAGGGCACCGCCGGCACCCCCGAGGAAGCCATCCGGTACGGGTGGAACTACGCGCGGCTGCTCGCCGAGGGCCCCAGCCGCGCCGCCCTCGTCCCCAGCCCCGTCATGCGCGCCATGGACCGGGGGGCGACCGCCCGCGTCGAGGAACTGACCCGCATCCCCGCCGACGTGCAGGACACGCTCATCACGATCCTGTCCGAGAAGACCCTGCCCGTCCCCGAACTCGGCGAGGAGGTCCAGGCCGTCCCCGGCTTCAACCTGATCGCCACCGCCAACGACCGCGACCGGGGCGTCAACGACCTCTCCAGCGCACTCCGCCGCCGCTTCAACACCGTGGTGCTGCCGCTGCCCGCCAGCCCCGAGGACGAGGTCGACATCGTCGCCCGCCGGGTCGAACAGCTCGGCCGCTCCCTGGAACTGCCCGCCCTGCCCGAGGGCGTCGAGGAGATCCGGCGGGTCGTCACCGTCTTCCGCGAACTCCGCGACGGCGTCACCGCCGACGGCCGGACCCGGCTCAAGTCCCCCTCGGGGACGCTCTCCACCGCCGAGGCCATCTCCGTCGTCACCGGCGGCCTCGCGCTCGCCGCCCACTTCGGCGACGGCGTGCTGCGCCCCTCCGACGTCGCCGCCGGACTCCTCGGCGCCGTCGTCCGCGACCCGGCCGCCGACCGCGTCGTCTGGCAGGAGTACCTGGAGACCGTGGTCAGAGAGCGCGACGGCTGGAAGGACTTCTACCGCGCCTGCCGCGAGGTGAGCGCATGA
- a CDS encoding DUF5682 family protein, whose translation MTALATAPAAADARERVAWPLLLGVRHHGPGSARGVVAALEAARPDAVLIEGPAEADGLVALAADPEMRPPVALLAHAADDPGRAAFWPFAAFSPEWTAVRWALDRDVPVRFADLPAAHTLAASDPTWGDGEDEADGAGRIDPLAELARAAGREDPEQWWEDVVELRGDTDPLAPFAALADAMTALRERYGHGGHPRDLVREAHMRLRLRAARKEFGDAVAVVCGAWHVPALARRATVTADRALLRGLPKVKAELTWVPWTHRRLARRSGYGAGIESPGWYGHLFAAPDRPVERWMTKVAALLREADHPVSSAHVIEAVRLAETLAAFRGRPRPGLDETTDAVRAVLCEGSDVPLALVRDRLVVGDVLGEVPPAAPAVPLQRDLNRLQRSLRLKPEADERALDLDLRGETDAARSRLLHRLRLLGVDWGEPTAGRTGTGTFRESWRLRWQPELHVRVAEAGVWGTTVEAAATARAESRALAADTLGAITALAERCLLAGLTDALPAVLGALADRAALDTDVAHLADALPALARSLRYGDVRGTDTAALAGVAAGLAERICVGLPPACVHLDADAAAQMRDRLDAVHTAIGLLPEPAGATGPGTLAARWAAVLRRLAETERVPGVIRGRAARTLLDEGGLPDDETARLMGLALSPGTPPADAAAWIDGFVGGSGGGLLLVHDERLLALLDGWLAGVPAEAFTDVLPLLRRTFGAYEPGVRRTLGELVARGPEAAAPGPAALVPGFAAVLDEERADGVLPLLHLVLGVPDPQATATEASA comes from the coding sequence ATGACGGCCCTCGCCACGGCACCCGCCGCGGCGGACGCCCGCGAGCGGGTGGCCTGGCCCCTGCTGCTCGGGGTGCGGCACCACGGACCCGGCTCCGCGCGCGGAGTGGTCGCCGCCCTGGAGGCGGCCCGGCCCGACGCGGTGCTGATCGAGGGACCCGCCGAGGCGGACGGGCTCGTCGCCCTCGCCGCCGACCCGGAGATGCGGCCGCCGGTCGCCCTCCTCGCGCACGCCGCCGACGACCCCGGCCGGGCCGCCTTCTGGCCCTTCGCCGCCTTCTCGCCCGAGTGGACCGCCGTCCGCTGGGCCCTCGACCGGGACGTCCCGGTCCGCTTCGCCGACCTGCCCGCCGCCCACACCCTCGCCGCCTCCGACCCCACCTGGGGCGACGGCGAGGACGAGGCCGACGGCGCCGGCCGGATCGACCCGCTCGCCGAACTCGCCCGTGCCGCCGGCCGCGAGGACCCCGAGCAGTGGTGGGAGGACGTGGTCGAACTCCGCGGCGACACCGACCCGCTCGCCCCCTTCGCCGCCCTCGCCGACGCCATGACCGCCCTCCGCGAGCGGTACGGCCACGGCGGACACCCGCGCGACCTCGTCCGCGAGGCCCACATGCGGCTGCGGCTGCGCGCCGCCCGCAAGGAGTTCGGGGACGCCGTCGCCGTCGTCTGCGGCGCCTGGCACGTGCCCGCGCTCGCCCGGCGGGCCACGGTCACCGCCGACCGCGCCCTCCTCAGGGGCCTGCCCAAGGTGAAGGCCGAACTGACCTGGGTCCCCTGGACCCACCGCCGGCTCGCCCGCCGCTCCGGATACGGCGCCGGCATCGAGTCCCCCGGCTGGTACGGCCACCTCTTCGCCGCCCCCGACCGGCCCGTCGAACGCTGGATGACCAAGGTCGCCGCTCTGCTCCGCGAGGCCGACCACCCCGTCTCCTCCGCCCACGTCATCGAGGCCGTCCGGCTCGCCGAGACCCTCGCCGCCTTCCGCGGCCGGCCCCGCCCCGGGCTCGACGAGACCACCGACGCCGTCCGGGCCGTCCTCTGCGAGGGCTCCGACGTGCCGCTCGCCCTCGTCCGGGACCGGCTCGTCGTCGGCGACGTCCTCGGCGAGGTCCCGCCCGCCGCCCCCGCCGTCCCGCTCCAGCGCGACCTCAACCGGCTCCAGCGCTCCCTCCGCCTCAAGCCCGAGGCCGACGAGCGCGCACTCGACCTCGACCTGCGCGGCGAGACCGACGCCGCCCGCAGCCGCCTCCTGCACCGGCTCCGGCTCCTCGGCGTCGACTGGGGCGAACCCACCGCCGGACGCACCGGCACCGGGACCTTCCGCGAGTCCTGGCGGCTGCGCTGGCAGCCCGAACTGCACGTCCGGGTCGCCGAGGCCGGCGTCTGGGGCACCACCGTCGAGGCCGCCGCCACCGCCCGGGCCGAGTCCCGCGCGCTCGCCGCGGACACCCTCGGCGCGATCACCGCCCTCGCCGAGCGGTGCCTGCTCGCCGGGCTCACCGACGCCCTCCCCGCCGTCCTGGGCGCCCTCGCCGACCGGGCCGCGCTCGACACCGACGTGGCGCACCTCGCCGACGCGCTCCCCGCCCTCGCCCGCTCCCTGCGGTACGGGGACGTGCGCGGCACCGACACCGCCGCCCTCGCCGGCGTCGCCGCCGGACTCGCCGAGCGGATCTGCGTGGGCCTCCCGCCCGCCTGCGTCCACCTCGACGCCGACGCCGCCGCGCAGATGCGGGACCGCCTGGACGCCGTCCACACGGCGATCGGCCTCCTCCCGGAACCGGCCGGCGCCACCGGGCCGGGGACCCTCGCCGCCCGCTGGGCCGCGGTGCTGCGGCGGCTCGCCGAGACCGAGCGGGTGCCCGGCGTCATCCGGGGCCGGGCGGCACGGACCCTGCTCGACGAGGGAGGGCTCCCGGACGACGAGACCGCCCGGCTCATGGGCCTCGCCCTCTCGCCCGGCACCCCGCCCGCCGACGCCGCCGCCTGGATCGACGGTTTCGTCGGCGGGTCCGGCGGCGGCCTGCTCCTCGTCCACGACGAGCGGCTCCTCGCCCTCCTCGACGGCTGGCTCGCCGGTGTACCCGCCGAGGCGTTCACCGACGTCCTGCCGCTGCTGCGGCGCACCTTCGGGGCGTACGAGCCCGGGGTGCGCCGCACCCTCGGCGAGCTGGTCGCCCGCGGGCCCGAGGCCGCCGCCCCCGGCCCGGCCGCCCTCGTCCCGGGCTTCGCCGCCGTGCTCGACGAGGAGCGCGCCGACGGCGTCCTGCCCCTGCTCCACCTCGTCCTCGGCGTCCCCGACCCGCAGGCGACCGCAACGGAGGCATCCGCATGA
- a CDS encoding VWA domain-containing protein codes for MSHTAAPADERLRRWRLVLGGAAAEGTGRALSGTDAAMDAALAALYDSRDGRDGRDGGGERRGGLGGSAPSVARWLGDIRSYFPSSVVQVMQRDAIDRLGLAALLLEPEMLEAVEPDIHLVGTLLSLNKALPETTRETARAVVRKVVADLEARLATRTRATVTGALDRTARISRPRHRDIDWDRTLRANLKHYLPEHRTVVPERLIGHGRASRAVRKEVVLCIDQSGSMAASVVYASVFGAVLASLQAVATRLVVFDTAVVDLTDALDDPVDVLFGTRLGGGTDINRALAYCQSRITRPADTVVVLISDLYEGGIRDEMLKRVAAMKASGVQFVALLALSDEGAPAYDRDHAAALAALGAPAFACTPDLFPEVMAAALEKRPLPIPDTA; via the coding sequence ATGAGCCACACCGCAGCCCCCGCCGACGAGCGGCTCCGCCGCTGGCGGCTCGTCCTCGGCGGCGCCGCGGCCGAGGGCACCGGCCGCGCCCTGTCCGGCACCGACGCCGCCATGGACGCCGCCCTCGCCGCCCTCTACGACAGCAGGGACGGCAGGGACGGCCGGGACGGCGGCGGTGAGCGCAGGGGCGGGCTCGGCGGCTCCGCGCCCTCCGTCGCCCGCTGGCTCGGCGACATCCGCAGCTACTTCCCCAGCTCCGTCGTGCAGGTCATGCAGCGCGACGCCATCGACCGGCTCGGGCTCGCCGCGCTCCTCCTGGAGCCGGAGATGCTGGAGGCCGTCGAGCCCGACATCCACCTTGTCGGGACCCTGCTGTCGCTGAACAAGGCGCTGCCCGAGACCACCCGCGAGACCGCCCGGGCCGTCGTCCGCAAGGTCGTCGCCGACCTGGAGGCCCGGCTCGCGACCCGTACCCGGGCGACCGTCACCGGCGCCCTCGACCGCACCGCCCGGATCAGCCGCCCCCGCCACCGGGACATCGACTGGGACCGCACCCTGCGGGCCAACCTCAAGCACTACCTCCCCGAGCACCGCACGGTCGTCCCCGAGCGTCTGATCGGCCACGGCCGCGCCTCCCGGGCGGTCCGCAAGGAGGTGGTGCTCTGCATCGACCAGTCCGGCTCCATGGCCGCCTCCGTCGTCTACGCCTCCGTCTTCGGTGCCGTCCTCGCCTCGCTCCAGGCCGTCGCCACCCGGCTCGTCGTCTTCGACACCGCCGTCGTCGACCTCACCGACGCCCTCGACGACCCCGTCGACGTCCTGTTCGGCACCCGGCTCGGCGGCGGCACCGACATCAACCGGGCCCTCGCCTACTGCCAGTCCCGGATCACCCGCCCCGCCGACACCGTCGTCGTCCTCATCAGCGACCTGTACGAGGGCGGGATCCGCGACGAGATGCTGAAGCGGGTCGCCGCGATGAAGGCGTCCGGCGTGCAGTTCGTCGCCCTGCTCGCGCTCTCCGACGAGGGCGCCCCCGCCTACGACCGCGACCACGCCGCCGCACTCGCCGCCCTCGGCGCCCCCGCCTTCGCCTGCACCCCCGACCTCTTCCCCGAGGTGATGGCCGCCGCCCTGGAGAAGCGGCCGCTGCCGATACCCGACACCGCCTGA